In the Salmo trutta chromosome 13, fSalTru1.1, whole genome shotgun sequence genome, taggttaccctcactagcagtgtagatagcaaccttaggttaccctcactagcaggtgttgtagatagcaaccttaggtttacctctcactagcaggtgtttgtagatagcaacctggttaccctcactaacggtgttgtagatagcaaccttaggttaccctcactagcaggtgttgtagatacaacCTTAggtaccctcactaacaggtgttgtagatagcaacctagGTTACCCTCACAGGTTGtttagatagcaaccttaggttaccctcactaacaggtgtgtagatagcaaccttagttaccctcactaacatgtgttgtagatagcaaccttaggttaccccaCTAACAGGTGTAgtatagcaaccttaggttaccctcactaacaggtttgtagatagcaaccttaggttaccctcactagcaggtgtgtAGATAGCAACCTAGGTTACCCTCActacaggtgttgtagatagcaacctaggttaccctcactaacaggtgttgtagatagcaaccttaggttaccctcactaacagtgttgtagatagcaaccttaggttacccctacaggtgttgtagatagcaaccttaggttaccctcactaaggtgttagatagcaaccttaggttaccctcactaacaggtgttgtagatagcaaccttaggttccctcactaacaggtgttgtagatagcaaccttaggttaccctcaacagaggtgttgtagatagcaccttaggttaccctcactagcaggtgttgtagatagcaaccttaggttaccccactaacaggtgttgtagatagcaaccttaggttaccctcactaacagtgttgtagatagcaaccttaggtaccctcactaacaggtgttgtagatagcaaccttaggtttaCCCTcacaacaggtgttgtagatagcaaccttaggttaccctcactaacaggtgttgtagagcaaccttaggttaccctcactaacagtgttgtagatagcaaccttaggttaccctcactaacaggtgttgtagatagcaaccttaggttaccctcactaacaggttttgtagatagcaaccttaggttaccctcactaacagtgttgtagatagcaaccttaggttaccctcacacaggtgttgtagatagcaaccttaggttaccctcaacaggtgttgtagatagcaaccttaggttaccctcactaacagtgttgtagatagcaaccttagttaccctcactaacaggtgttgtagatagcaaccttaggttaccctcactaacaggtgttgtagatagcaaccttaggttaccctcactaacaggtgttgtagatagcaaccttaggttaccctcactaacagtgttgtagatagcaaccttaggttacacTCACTAAcagtgttgtagatagcaaccttaggttaccctcactaacaggtgttgtagatagcaaccttaggttaccctcactagcaggtgttgtagatagcaaccttaggttaccctcacagcaggtgttgtagatagcaaccttaggttaccctcactagcaggtgttgtgatagcaaccttaggttaccctcactaacaggtgttgtagatagcaaccttaggttaccctcactacaGGTGTTGTTAGATAGCAACCTTATTTACCCTTACCCAGGTGTTGTAACCCACACCACCACCAGTGTTGTAGAAGATAGCAactaggttaccctcactagcaggtgttgtagatagcaaccttaggttaccctcactaacaggtgttgtagatagcaaccttaggttaccctcactagcaggtgttgtagatagcaaccttaggttaccctcactaacagtgttgtagatagcaaccttacgTTACCCTCACTAACTTAtgtgtagatagcaaccttaggttaccctcactaacaggttgtagatagcaaccttaggttaccctcactagggtgtttagatagcaaccttaggttaccctcactagctggtgttgtagatagcaaccttaggttaccctcactagcaggtgttgtagatagcaaccgtaggttaccctcactacaggtgttgtagatagcaaccttaggttaccctcactaacaggtgttgtagatagcaaccttaggttaccctcactaacaggtgttgtagatagcaccttaggttaccctcactaacaggtgttgtagatagcaaccttaggttaccctcactaacaggtgttgtagatagcaaccttaggttaccctcactaacaggtgttgtagatagcaaccttaggttaccctcactgacaggtgttgtagatagcaaccttaggttaccctcactaacaggtgttgtagatagcaaccttaggttcccctcactaacaggtgttgtagatagcaaccttaggttcccctcactagcaggtgttgtagatagcaaccttaggttaccctcaccagcaggtgttgtagatagcaaccttaggttaccctcaccagcaggtgttgtagatagcaaccttaggttaccctcactaacaggtgttgtagatagcaaccttaggttaccctcactaacaggtgttgtagatagaaaccttaggttaccctcactaacaggtgttgtagatagcaaccttaggttaccctcactaacaggtgttgtagatagcaaccttaggttaccctcactaacaggtgttgtagatagcaaccttaggttaccctcactaaaggtgttgtagatagcaaccttaggttaccctcactagcaggtgttgtagatagcaaccttaggttaccctcactaacaggtgttgtagatagcaaccttaggttaccctcactagcaggtgttgtagatagcaaccttaggttaccctcactagcaggtgttgtagatagcaaccttaggttaccctcaccagcaggtgttgtagatagcaaccttaggttaccctcaccagcaggtgttgtagatagcaaccttaggttaccctcactaacaggtgttgtagatagcaaccttaggttaccctcactaacaggtgttgtagatagcaaccttaggttaccctcactagcaggtgttgtagatagcaaccttaggttaccctcactaacaggtgttgtagatagcaaccttaggttaccctcactagcaggtgttgtagatagcaaccttaggttaccctcactaacaggtgttgtagatagcaaccttacgTTACCCTCACTAACTtatgttgtagatagcaaccttaggttaccctcactaacaggtgctgtagatagcaaccttaggttaccctcactagcaggtgttgtagatagcaaccttagatTACCCTCACTAgctggtgttgtagatagcaaccttaggttaccctcactaacaggtgttgtagatagcaaccttaggttaccctcactagcaggtgttgtagatagcaaccgtaggttaccctcactaacaggtgttgtagatagcaaccttaggttaccctcactaacaggtgttgtagatagcaaccttaggttaccctcactaacaggtgttgtagatagcaaccttaggttaccctcactaacaggtgttgtagatagcaaccttaggttaccctcactaacaggtgttgtagatagcaaccttaggttaccctcactgacaggtgttgtagatagcaaccttaggttaccctcactaacaggtgttgtagatagcaaccttaggttcccctcactaacaggtgttgtagatagcaaccttaggttcccctcactagcaggtgttgtagatagcaaccttaggttaccctcaccagcaggtgttgtagatagcaaccttaggttaccctcaccagcaggtgttgtagatagcaaccttaggttaccctcactaacggtttgtagatagcaaccttaggttaccctcactaacaggtgttgtagatagaaaccttaggttaccctcactaacaggtgttgtagatagcaaccttaggttaccctcactaacaggtgttgtagatagcaaccttaggttaccctcactaacaggtgttgtagatagcaaccttaggttaccctcactaacaggtgttgtagatagcaaccttaggttaccctcactaacaggtgttgtagatagcaaccttaggttaccctcaccagcaggtgttgtagagcaaccttaggttaccctcaccaggtgttgtagatagcaaccttaggttaccctcactaacaggtgttgtagatagccaaccttaggttaccctcactaacaagGTGTTGTAGAtcgcaaccttaggttaccctcactaacaggtgttgtagagaGCACCtataggttaccctcactaacaggtgttgtagatagcaaccttaggttaccctcactaacaggtgtttgtagatagcaaccttaggttaccctcacagCAGTGTTGTAGATAGCAAACCTTAGGTTACCCGCACTAACAgggttgtagatagcaaccttaggttaccctcactagcaggtgtgtagatagcaaccttaggttaccccatcactagcaggtgttgtagatagcaaccttaggttaccctcaccaGCAGGTGTTTGTAGATAGCACCCTAGGTTACCCTCACAGCAGGtggttgtagatagcaaccttaggttaccctctactacaggtgttgtagatagcaaccttaggttaccctcactaacaggttgttgtagatagcaacttaggttaccctcactagcaggtggtttgtagatagcaaccttaggttaccctcactaacaggtgttgtagatagcaaccttaggttaccctcactagcaggtgttgtagatagcaaccttaggttaccctcactaacaggtgttgtagatagcaaccttacgTTACCCTCACTAACTtatgttgtagatagcaaccttaggttaccctcactaacaggtgctgtagatagcaaccttaggttaccctcactagctggtgttgtagatagcaaccttaggttaccctcactagcaggtgttgtagatagcaaccttaggttaccctcactagtaggtgttgtagatagcaaccttaggttaccctcactaacaggtgttgtagatagcaaccttacgttaccctcactaacaggtgttgtagatagcaaccttaggttaccctcactaacaggtgttgtagatagcaaccttaggttaccctcactaacaggtgttgtagatagcaaccttaggttaccctcactaacaggtgttgtagatagaaaccttaggttaccctcactaacaggtgctgtagatagcaaccttacgttaccctcactaacaggtgttgtagatagcaaccttaggttacactcactaacaggtgttgtagatagaaaccttaggttaccctcactaacaggtgttgtagatagcaaccttaggttaccctcactaacaggtgttgtagatagcaaccttaggttaccctcactagtaggtgttgtagatagcaaccttaggttaccctcactagtaggtgttgtagatagcaaccttaggttaccctcactaacaggtgttgtagatagcaaccttaggttaccctcactagcaggtgttgtagatagcaaccttaggttaccctcactaacaggtgttgtagatagcaaccttaggttaccctcactaacaggtgttgtagatagcaaccttaggttaccctcactaacaggtgttgtagatagcaaccttacgttaccctcactaacaggtgttgtagatagcaaccttaggttcccctcactaacaggtgttgtagatagcaaccttaggttaccttcactagcaggtgttgtagatagcaaccttaggttaccctcactaacaggtgttgtagatagcaaccttaggttcccctcactaacaggtgttgtagatagcaaccttaggttaccctcactaacaggtgttgtagatagcaaccttaggttaccctcactaacaggtgttgtagatagcaaccttaggttaccctcactaacaggtgttgtagatagcaaccttaggttaccctcactaacaggtgttgtagatggcaaccttaggttaccctcactaacaggtgttgtagatagcaaccttaggttaccctcactagctggtgttgtagatagcaaccttaggttaccctcactagcaggtgttgtagatagcaaccttaggttaccctcactaacaggtgttgtagatagaaaccttaggttaccctcactaacaggtgttgtagatagcaaccttaggttaccctcactaacaggtgttgtagatagcaaccttaggttaccctcactagcaggtgttgtagatagcaaccttaggttaccctcactaacaggtgttgtagatagcaaccttaggttaccctcactaacaggtgttgtagatagcaacctcaggttaccctcactagtaggtgttgtagatagcaaccttaggttaccctcactaacaggtgttgtagatagcaaccttaggttaccctcactaacaggtgttgtagatagcaaccttaggttaccctcactaacaggtgctTTAGATAGCAACCTAacgttaccctcactaacaggtgttgtagatagcaaccttaggttaccctcactagctggtgttgtagatagcaaccttaggttaccctcactaacaggtgttgtagatagcaaccttaggttaccctcactaacaggtgttgtagatagcaaccttaggttaccctcactaacaggtgttgtagatagcaaccttacgTTACCCTCACTagtaggtgttgtagatagcaaccttaggttaccctcactagctggtgttgtagatagcaaccttaggttaccctcactaacaggtgttgtagatagcaaccttaggttaccctcactaacaggtgttgtagatagcaaccttaggttaccctcactagtaggtgttgctctttccatgacatagcctgactagatgaatccaggtgaaagatatgatctctttttgatgtcacttgttaaatccacttcaatcagtgtagataaaggggaggagacaggttaaagaagcatttttaagccttgagacaattcagCCATGGATTCTGTAcgtgtgccgttcagagggtgaatgggaaatacaaaatatttaagtgcttttgaacggggtatattagtaggtgccaggcgccctgcaatgctgctggggttttcacgctcaacagtttcctgtgtgtatcaagaatggtccaccacccaaaggacatccagcccacttgacacaactgtgggaagcattggagtcaacatgggccagcatccctgtgggacGCCTTAGACACCTTGTAAGGTCAAAAggttattcttaatgttttgtacactcagtgtaaggtcacactttatttggatagtctgtatttcccatctgtagatgctctagaAATGGTCATACTATTAACAAACTacctgttgataagcaactgcttccTAAGAttacagttagggttaaggttagggttagagcttggGTTAGGGTaagtaagggttaagtttagggttaagataagggctaaggttagggttagagctagggttaaggtaagtaagggttaagtttagggttaagataagggctaaggttagggttagagcttggGTTAGGGTaagtaagggttaagtttagggttaagataagggctaaggttagggttagagcttggGTTAGGGTAAGTAAGGGTTACGTTTAGGGTTAAGAtaagggctaaggttagggttagtatatatttatttgaaatgttactgatattCTGTAGACTATCCAAATAAGGTGTTaccaaatataaatatataaccaAGCCCCTGGAAAGGCTACAATTGCAGACACAATACGTTGAAGAACACAGATAACACAGACAACTGAAAGTAGGGCCTACATTTTCAGCAAATGTGTGCTTTTCAAAGCTTCCTAGAGATGTGTTGAATTGTCTGAGAAGGAACATATACCAAAAAGGGGAACTGACAGAAACATCTGCATCCTCTTCAATAGTGGGTTGAGGTTAGGTTGTTTCTAACTGTCATCATTATTACACACAACACTGGCAATGCACACACAGAACAACAAAGCACCTGTATTAGGTGTATGATATTAGGTGTATGATATTccagtgtgtttgtattgtgtctCATGCTACTGAGAGAGTGATTGAGATATTTATGTGTTTACTCAGTATGCTCTGAATAGAAGGAGCTTTTGTGTTTTTGACAATACTGTAATAATGGGTGGTGTCTCTTTTAGTTCCTTGTAAGATGCAGGCCGACCATCATGAGAGACTTTAATCTGATGTGATTGATACCTTAGCTTTTGTTAAAtgtttccctagttaaaataattAGGAATTGTTCGATTTTTCTTAAAGTTTACTTAGgacaaacatttttttaattgagaggTTCAGTTGACTTCTGGAGAGGTGTTGGAGTTGTATTTAGAATCTAGACTCTAATGTTTGAATAGGAAGTATGCTACTGTGGCACTGCATTGTGGGAGAATGAGTCTTACTCACGGTGACATCGCACCAGAACTCGGCCACCTCTCCGATCCTCATGGAGGTGAGCAGGGTCTCCCAGATCTCCAGCTTGAACATGTTCCCGATCACCACCTCCATTGGCACGCCCGCCACCTTACTGTCATCTATCACCGTACGATCATCATCACACAGCTGTGTACGGAAATGGAAGGTCACCtgtggaggagggaaggggggtgaagaagagaggatggaggagaggggatgaaagAGGTGATGAAGTGGAGGGGATGAAAGGGGAAATGGATAATGGAGGAGGATGTACAGTatggaagaggtggaggagagaaaggaagagagggggggtggtGAAGAACACGTTTGGATTTAGAGTCATTTTCCTCCAGATTCTCCAGTGCCACCAAATGCCACCCCTTTACACACTGATCATACTGTTGTGGGTATATGGTCCCTGTTGACAGGCAGGATGTGACATTGTAAGATATTGTACCATGGCATTACTAATGGAATGAATAGTGTCATATGACTCCATAAGTAAGACCATTTTATTTGCCTAATGTGAGTGAGacaaacatttttattttctgAATCTACACAATGTTCTAGAATCTATTGCAACCATCTTATTTACAGTAATCCGATTTGTCTGGAACTGAAGACAAAGCTCTGGATGAGTAACTGTCTGTGGTCTGGAGAAAACCTCCACTATTTgagatagatagaggatagaAAAGGCAATAGATGGAGTTATGTTTAAATTGATAGATTTAGATGGAGAGATTCAGAtcgagagaaatagaaagagagaaagactgagGATTATAAATTAAGTAGAGAGATTGAAATCGATGAATTTGGATGGAGATTGAGAGGTTGAAGCAGAGGAATAagttgagatggagagagtgaggccTACCTTGGTCCCAGTAATGAACCGGGGCATCTCAGCTGTCCCTCCATACAGGATGGTTTTCTTAATGCCTTCCACCCCCAGGAGCATAGTCCCGTCCATATCTGAAGACATTTTTCTATATTGCTGTTTGTCTATGTGTAGAGTAAATAAataggtgtgtgtatataatgtgtgtctgtctgtatgtgtttcTGCTAGGGTAGCTTATAGCAGGTGTGAGGTATGAACACACATTACTCCTTGATGATTAGGAAAGGGATAATGAGATTAAgaatccctcctcccctccccccattcATCCATCCCTCAATCAGCTCTTCTCAGCATTTCTCCTGATGACTATCTATCATCTGCTGGACGAGAAACATCCAGAAGGGGATGGAAAAACACTACTTCAAGCCCACAGCTACAAATCATTGCGATAGGGGTATAATGTACTAAGCACTTAATaattttgtcaataacagctggtgagcgatgtctaatattaaggaagtctcaaggtattaCTCGCCTGAGTTAAAGTACCTCATGATTAGCTGTATACCACaccatctaccaagagagtttttatCTAAATTTTTCATTGCcctctatttaccaccacaaaccgatgctggcactaagaccgcactcaacaagctgtataacaCCATAAGCACGTAAAACAAttctcatccagaagcggcgctcctagtggtcggggactttaacgcaggcaaacttaaactctagaccacctttactcatttacatttacatttacgtcatttagcagacgctcttatccagagcgacttacaaattggtgcattcaccttatgatatccagtggaagaaccactttacaatagtacatctatatcttttttttgtgggggggggtagaaggattactttatcctatcccaggtattccttaaagaggtggggtttcaggtgtctccggaaggtggtgattgactccgctgtcctggcgtcgtgagggagcttgttccaccattggggtgccagagcagcgaacagttttgactgggctgagcgggaactgtgcttccgcagaggtagggaggcgagcaggccagaggtggatgaacgcagtgcccttctttgggtgtagggactgatcagagcctgaaggtacggaggtgccgttcccctcacagctccgtaggcaagcaccatggtcttgtagcagatgcgagcttcaactggaagccagtggagagagcggaggagcggggtgacgtgcgagaacttgggaaggttgaacaccagacgggctgcggcgttctggatgagttgtaggggtttaatggcacaggcagggagccccgccagcagcgagttgcagtaatccaagtgcctggattaggacctgcgccgcttcctgtgtaaggcagggtcgtactctgcgaatgttgtagagcatgaaccgacaggatcgggtcaccgccttgatgttagctgagaacgacagggtgttgtccagggtcacgccaaggctcttagcactctgggaggaggacacaatggagttgtcaaccgtgatggcgagatcatggaacgggcagtcctttcctgggaggaagagcagctctgtcttgccgaggttcagcttgaggtggtggtccgtcatccacactgatatgtctgccagacatgcagagatgcgattcgccacctggttatcagaagggggaaaggagaagatgaattgtgtgtcgtctgcgtagcaatgataggagagaccatgtgaggatatgacagagccaagtgacttggtgtatagcgagaataggagagggcctagaactgagccctgggggacaccagtggtgagagcacgtggtgcggagacggattctcgccacgccacctggtaggagcg is a window encoding:
- the LOC115204933 gene encoding aryl-hydrocarbon-interacting protein-like 1, with translation MSSDMDGTMLLGVEGIKKTILYGGTAEMPRFITGTKVTFHFRTQLCDDDRTVIDDSKVAGVPMEVVIGNMFKLEIWETLLTSMRIGEVAEFWCDVTVSKTHSPTMQCHSSILPIQTLESRF